Below is a window of Mucilaginibacter sp. PAMC 26640 DNA.
CTGGTTCAGGATAACCGTGATCACATCCGGCTGCTCGCGGTTACGGTTAAGGATCCGGATGCGTACTTTATCTAAATTTAGCAGTTTTTTGATTTTCAACGAAGAAACATCAAGTGTGTAAACTCTGAATTCGTCACTGGCTATAATATCCTGGGTAAATACGATCTGGTTATTAAAAGTCCATGAATAGTCACGTACGGAGTAATCAGTGTAGGATGTTGCCATCTGCTCTGCACCGGTAGCAAGCGTTTTAATGTAGATATTTTGCTTATCTTTATATGGCTTGAGATACGACACGAATTTACCGTCGGGCGAGATTTTGAAGAAACTCTTCTCCGGCGTTTTAAAAAAATCGCTTACAGGAATCTGCCTAACCTGATTACGCTGGCAGCCGCACAGTAAAAAAATATAAGCGATAAATAAAAATGACCTTACAGTAACGGGCATGAATCAGGCTTAATTAATAATTATGGTCAAATTACTTATTATAAATAATGGAACAGCAAGTGTCACTACAATTTTACCCTGCAACAACGTTATATACATCAATTAAAGGCCGATAAATATATAAAAGAATGAAGCATTTTTTAGTTGCAATTGCTCTGTTTTTTGCTGTTAGCCCCAAACTCTTTGCACAAAACAACGAGTTGATCTTGGCAAAACAATACGCACAGAATGGTGAACAGCAAAAAGCTCTCGATATTTACCAAAAACTATATAAACAGGATAACGAAGTTTACTTTCAGCAATACATAAACGCACTGCTAAGTAGCAAAAAATTTGACGATGCTGAAAGCATAAGCAAAAAAATGATCCGTAAACATCCGGGTAATTATGAATACGTTATAACCCTTGGATCTGTTTATTCGCAGCAGGGTAATGCGGACAAAGCCGAAGATATTTACAACGGACTGATAAAAATCCTGCCAGCCGACCAAAATGAAATTGCTATTATAGCATCACAATTCTACCAAAATGCCAATGCTGATTATGCGGTAAGGATATTTTTGCAGGGGCGCAAAATATTGCATAATGACGCGTTATTTTCGTTTGATTTGATTAACCTGTACCGCTATAAACGCGATAAAAACGGGCTAACTGACGAATACCTTAATTTTCTACCGTCTAACCCTACGTTTATCAGCCAGGCAGAAAGTATGCTCGCCAATGTTTATGAAGGTAATGCTGATTACGATATTTTGAAATTTGCACTTTTGAAAAGGATCCAGAAAGACCCGCAGCAAGTAGTGTATGTAAATCTGCTTACCTGGCAATATCTGCAACAAAAGGATTTCGACCAGGCTTTGAACCAAGCCATTGCACTAAGTCGACGCCAAAACGACGATGGAAGTAATATCTACGAGCTATGCGCTACATTAATCGGCAATTTGGCTTATGACGCCGCGATCCGTGGCTACGAATACCTTTTAAGCAAAGGGAAAGACAACCCAAATTATATCTCGGCGAAAATAGAACTGATCAATACTAAAAATGTAAAGATTACGGCCGGCAAATACACCGCAGCCGATTTGCTGAGCCTGGAACAGGATTATTTAAGCCTGCTTACCGAATTTGGCCGCAACCGAAGTACTGTTTTTGCGATGCAAAAGCTCGCAGGCCTGCAGGCATTTAAGTTGCACAAATTAAAAGATGCGCAGGCTTTATTGGAAAGTGCCATTACTATTAAAGACGTTCGTGCCAGCCTCTTCGCCGCCTGCAAGCTAGACCTTGGGGATATTTACCTGCTAAATAACCAACCCTGGGATGCCACCCTTTTGTACAGCCAGGTGGAAAAAGACAATCCAAATACTGCCATCGGCCAGGATGCTTTGCTGCGAAACGCAAAACTGGCATATTACACCGGTGATTTTAACTGGAGCCGCAGGCAACTTGATATCTTAAAAGCAGCCACAACTCAACTAATAGCCAACGACGCGCTGAATCTGTCGTTATTGATATCTGACAACCTGGCTATTGATAGCAGCGGTACGGCTTTAAAAAGGTACGCGCGTGCAGATCTGCTGATATTTGCCGAACAAACCGGCAAGGCGATATTAACATTGGATAGCCTGACTAAAACTTATCCCGGTACCCTTGCTGCTGATGTTTTAATGGCTAAAACAAAAATTCTGCTCCAGCAAAAATCCTACGAGGGCGCTGTGGCGCTGTTAAAGCAAATTGTGGAAAAGCACCCGGATGATCTTTGGGCCGATGATGCCGTATTTATGCTGGGCGATTTGTATCAAAACCAACTCAATAATGCTATCCTCGCTCAAACCTATTATCAAAAGATCATCACCGATTATCCCGGCAGTTTATGGTTAAATGATGCCCGTAAACGTTTTAGGCTGTTAAGGGGAGATAAGAACGAGCCGTCTTAAATGATGTCTGCAGCAGAAAAATGTGATAATCTAACTTGTCACAATTCTATTATCCCCTATCGAAGACAGACGAAAAGTGATTATCTAAATTTCTGAAGAGAATCAACATAAAAATCATTTGCCCGCCAGGTAATTACCCTCTAATGCGCTCATTCAGCTTCTTTTAGTTTAAACACGAGCGAAGGCGCTTACTCCCGTGAAATCTTAAAAACTCATTAATCGGTGAAATCATTTATTACTTTTGCATCATGATTATTTATAACGAGACTTTTATCCTGGAAGATACCGTAGAACAGGAATGGCTTGCATGGATAAAAGAAGTGCAGGTGCCAGCAATTATGGCAACCGGTTGCTTTGCATCCCACCAGATTTTAACCATTATGGATTCGCCCAATGATGGAGTAACCTATTGCGTACAATACATGGCAGATACACTGGAAAAATTCCAGGAGTATTACCGCGAGCACCTTTTCAAGTTTCAGGATGCTCATCAGCAACGTTTTGCAGAAAGATTTGTTCTGTTTAACACTGTAATGAAAACTGTAGACTAATCAAAAATATGACCGTTACTCAAACCATTATTCCAGGCGTTTTAATACTGGAACCAAAAATATTTAAAGACGACCGAGGCTACTTTTACGAAAGCTACAGTAAAAGAACACTGGCAGCAATTGGTATTGATGCCGATTTTGTGCAAGACAATCAATCCTTTTCGCAGAAAGGAACGGTACGGGGACTTCATGCCCAGGCCGATCCGTTTGCGCAGGGTAAGTTAGTACGTGTGCTGCAAGGCAGCGTAATGGATATTGCTGTTGATGCACGCGTGGGATCACCAACATATGGCCGGCATGTGGCGGTTGAACTTACTGCTGCCAATCATTTACAATTATGGGTCCCGCCCGGCTGCCTGCACGGGTTCGTTACTTTAGAGGATGACACGATCTTCACTTACAAGGTAACTAACTATTATGATAAGGATTCTGAAACCGGCGTAATCTGGAATGATCCGGAACTAGCTATTGGCTGGGGCATTGATGAACGGGAGGCTGTGCTTTCTGCAAAAGACTTGGTGCTACCCGACTTTAACAGCTTCAAAAGCCCCTTCACCTACAAGGGTTAATAATTATACCAAATATACAGGCTTTTCATGAGTCTGTATATTTCCTCCCTTTTAACCCCTTGCCTAGCGGTTAAACAAAATGGTTGTGAGAAATTGATAATTAGTTACTATTTATCAACAAATTAATTATTTGTTAATAAATAGTAACTTTATTTTTCGACCTTACGTATTCATAGTTAAGACTGGCCAGTCGACTACGAAAAAATAATTCACTCACTTAATCCATTAAAACACACTACATGAAAACAAATTCTTTATTCAGGACCGGTTTATCCGTAGCAGTATTATCAACATTACTGTTAGCCTGCCAAAAAAACTCCAGCACATCTGAAACTGCTCCCGCAGCAAAAAGCGAAGTATCCGCCCAAACACTTCAAAGCATTTCAACAATGGGCTTCAGCACCGAAGATGTACATAAAGTAAGCGGTGGTTACCTGGTAGAAGGCGACATTTTACTAACGGATGAAAACCTATCGGAAACGACTATCAGCCCTGTTTTACGTATTGCAGAATCTGAGCAGTACCGAACCACCAACCTGGTAAAAAACTTACCAAGAACGGTAACGGTATCCATCTCAAACTTACCTACTGTATATGCTACAGCTACTCAAAATACAATTGCCAGGTACAATGCGCTCAACTTAACCCTTAAATTCCAATACGTGAGCAGTGGCGGTCAAATTCAGATCATTGGGTTTAATGAAGCAGCAAGCGGTGGATACATCACATTGGGTTCATCAGGTTTCCCTACAAAACAAGGCAATCCATACAGCCAGATCAAGATGAATACCAATGCGCAAGCCTATGGTTCAAACCCGGATGTAAACTACTTAACTTCAGTTTTACAGCACGAAATGGGCCATTGCATAGGTTTCCGCCATACCGATTACTTTAATCGAGCTTATAGCTGCGGCGGCACGGCAACTAACGAGGGCGCTTCAAATGTTGGTGCTATCCAGATTCCGGGTACACCATCTGCAGCTGATGCAAATTCATGGATGCTAGCCTGCTCAAACGGCGGCGACCGCACCTTTAATACTAATGATAAAATAGCTTTAAATTACCTTTACTAAACCACATAACGTTTACAATGTTAATTTTACAAATACGGGGGAGTAGGCACTTCCCCGTATCTGTCAGCTATTTACATGATAAAAAACAGTATTTACCTGTTTGTACTCCTTATAAGCATTAACTTTTGCTCTGCACAATCACGCAGGCAAGAGGAGGTTATTACGAATGTTTATGCGGCAAAAGAAACTACCAATACATCAGCGCCGGATTCAATACACTACTACATTGTAAATTTCAAAGGCGGCGCGCTACGCCCGTTAACGGGTTACCAAATCGTAAAAAGGCTTTCCCTAAACTTATATATTGTATCATCTGCAAAAAACATTGTTGCCGATGAAAGTATCAGCAGTGCGGTGTATGCTAGTAGCTTGTGGAAAGCAACCGATGATTTAGCAGGCTTAACTATCAGCAAACCCAACAGCAAAAAACTGATCACACTAGTTGTAAAGCAAATAAACAAAGGTGTGGTGGATAGAATTGCCCGTTTTGCAGATATCAGTTCTGTAAGTGGAAATAATATTACGATAAAGATAAGACTGAGCCAACTGCCAATTTTGCTAAACGATGGTAATATCACTTTTGCCACACCGGTGCGTAAAGCGTATGCAGAACTTTCAATACCAAACCTTGATCTTGGCGTAAACGCGATTTCGGCCATTGCAGATAAATTTCCGGGAATAAACGGAGCGGGAATCAATGTGAGCCTAAAAGAAGATAGCTATGATGACAGCGACCTTGATTTGTTAGGGCGTTCATTTGGGGCGGCGGCAAAATCAGCCAATACATCCAGCCATGCCAACATTATGGCTACATTGCTGGGCGGCAACGGCAACTCCTATATCAAAGGGTTGGGTGCGGCGCCTGCAGTCAAATTTACTTCATCTGATTTTGCACGGCTACTGCCGGATAGTAATTCATACTTCACAAACTTCCATATCAGCCTGCAAAATCATTCCTATGGTACCGGGATTGAAAATTATTATGGTATAGAAGCCTTGGCATATGATCAACAACTTTTTGAAAATGACACCCTCGTTCATGTATTCTCCTCTGGCAATATTGGTACAAGCACCCCGGCAGACGGTTTATACAACGGCGTTACGGGCGTGGCCAATCTCTCAGGTACATTTAAACAGGCAAAAAACGTATTGGTTGCAGGTGGCACAGGGCGAACCAATGTAACTGAAGCATTAAGTTCGTCCGGACCCACCTACGACGGCAGGGTAAAGCCTGAACTTGTGGCAGATGGTGAAGACGGAACCTCTGGCGCCGCGGCTTTAACATCAGGCACCATTGCCTTGCTGCAGCAGGCTTACAAAAAGCAATATCACCGGATGCCTGCGAGTGCACTGCTAAAAAGTGTACTCATCAACTCGGCAGATGATCTTGGCCTGCCTGCGGTTGACTTTAAAACCGGTTATGGCAAGCTCAATGCGCTTGAAGCCATGAGAACGATCACCGACGGCCGTTTTCAAACCGGCGTTTTGAAGAATCAGCAGCAACAGACTTACCTGATAACCGTGCCGCCAAACTGCGGCATGTTAAAGGTTTCATTAGCATGGAACGATCCGCCGGCCTCGTTAAATGCCCCTTTTGCATTAATAAACGATCTTGACCTTTCGGTAAAAACAGCCGCAGGCGTTAACTTTTTACCCTGGACGCTGAGCAGTTATCCAAATACTGATTCCCTACAACAACCCGCCATCAGAAAAAAGGATACCATCAACAATACTGAGCAGGTTACCTTAACCACCCCCCCGCCGGGTGTCTATACTATTGTTGTAAATGCCGGCAGGGTGAGTAATGGTACACAGACATACCATGTGGCATATCAAACTAAACAAGCCAATCATTTTGAATGGACCTACCCATCAGGCAATAACCAGCTTTTTGCTGCCGAGGACAATTACCTTCGCTGGGAAAGTTACTACAGCACATCAGGCGGAAAATTAAGCGTAAGTTATGATCACGGTAATACGTGGCAGCCGATAGAAAACGTAGTACTAGCGGGTGGCTTCTACAAGTGGTCGGCACCAGATAGTTTTAGTCAGGCGATCTTAAAAATGACTATAAATGGGGAAGACTATCTCAGCCCGGAATTTACTTTAACAAAACCCTTAAGTTTAAATGTCGGCTTTAATTGTACCGATAGGACCCTGCTGCACTGGAGCCCGCAGCCCGGGGCACTGTACTATAATGTTTACACCATTAAGGATAATATTTTACAATCCTTAATCACCGTAAAAGATACTTCTGTAATTATCCCCGCACAACAACAAGCCTCAAAGTATTTTGCGGTAAGTGCCCTTGGAAATGGCTTTGAAGGCTTAAAGAGTTTTACTATTGACGCAACAGCGCAGGGCGTGGGCTGTTATGTGAAAACGCTGCTTGCAGATATTACTACCAACAGCAAAATTCTGCTTACCTTATCATTAGGCAGCGTATTAAATTTGAAAGATATCACCTGGGAAAAACAAACCGGCGCAGCAATCTATAAAACCATTGGGGCAACATCCGTAGATAATTCCCTCAACTATCAATTTACTGATCCTGATCCAAAAAATGGCATAAATTACTATCGGGCTAAGATCAATAGCAATGATGGACAAACTATTTATTCTGAGCTGGCTAGCGCAGTGCTTTTAGGAACTAATCAATTTACGATATACCCTAACCCGGTATACACCCAGGTGAACATCCTTGCCGGCGAACTTAATACTTACGAGTTTAAAATGTATGATACAATGGGTTTGCTGCGCCTTTCAAAAACCTTTAACGGTCTGCAAAACGCCATCCCGGTAAACCTCATACCCGGCACCTACATCAGCACCATTAGCCTTAATGGAACAATTTTGTACAAAGGCAAAATTGTAAAACTTTAGTAACAATATTGCTATACAACAATCCAAAGGCAGATTTTAACACAATTTAACATTTATGGAATTCCTATCACTAAGATTTTAGTTATATCTTAGCCACTGACTAAACCATCCATATGAAAATTAAATTTACCTTACTACTACTTTTTTGTGTCTGCTCATTCTCTGCCTTTTCCCAAAAAGCTTTTTTTGTAAAAGGCACCATTCGCGATTCTGTTACTAATGTAAAGCTGGTAAATAGCTCGGTAAGCGTGTTAAATGCAAAAGATTCCACCTTACGCAGGTACAGCCGCGCTTCATCCACCGGGGCTTTTGAGATTGGCAACCTGGGTAACGGAAGTTTTATCTTGTTGGTTACTTACCCGGATTATGCAGATTACGTAGAAAAATTCACACTGGATTCTTTGCATACCGATCACACCTTTGGTAACATCAACATGGCACTAAAGTCGCGGTTATTAAAGGAAGTGATTGTAAAAGGAACCGTAGCCGCCATCAAAATAAAAGGCGATACAACAGAATACAACGCTAAAGCCTTCAAAATTGAACCCAATTCTAAAGTGGAGGACTTATTGCGCCAACTACCCGGAATACAGGTGGATAAGGATGGCAAAATAACGGCGCAGGGCCAAACGGTACCTAAAGTACTGGTAGACGGAGAAGAGTTTTTTGGGGACGACCCCACACTGGTGACTAAAAACATCCGGGCCGATATGGTGGATAAGGTTCAGCTTTTTGATAAAAAAAGTGACCAGGCCACTTTTACCGGCATTGATGATGGCGTGAAGACAAAAACCATCAACATCAAATTAAAAGAAGACAAAAAGAACGGCTATTTTGGGAAACTAAATGGCGGTATAGGTACTGATGGTTACTACGAAGGCCAGGGCCTATTCAACAAGTTTCAGGGTAAAAAGAAATACGCGGCTTACGCTACCATAAGCAACACTGGGAAAACCGGTTTAGGATGGGAAGATAACAACAAGCTGGGTACATCAGACGGTTTGCAATTTGGCGATAACGGAGATGTATTTTTCTTTGGCGGCGGCGGAGACGATCTCGATTCATTTGACGGCAGATACAGTGGCCGCGGTATCCCGCTTGCCTATACCGGTGGGTTACACTTCGATAATAAGTTTGATGGTGATAAAAAATCAATCAATACGAATTATAAGGCAGGTTCGCTGGAAGTTGACGGAACCAACAGCAACATCACGCAAAATGATTTGCCGGGAAGATCGCTCCGCACCACCTCTAACGATAGTTTTAATAACTATATGTTCAGGCAAAAGCTGGATGGGATGTACCAGGTAAAGCTTGATTCAACCTCCAATTTAAAAATAACGCTGGATGGTACGGTTAAAAACTCCCGCACCCGCACAACCGATGTTTCCAGCAGCTTACAAAACGACACTTTACTCAACACGCAAAACCGGCGACTAAGCAATGACGCAAACGGTCAGATCTACAATGCTTCGATTTTTTACAACAAAAAGTTGAAGAAAACCGGCCGGACTTTTTCGGTAAATATTAACGCGGGTACCAATGAAAGCAAAGCAAACGGTTTTTTGAATGCAACAACCGATTACTACAAAGGCGGCGTATTGGATAGCACACGTGTTATAGACCAGCTAAAAACAAATGACATTACCAGCAATAAACTTTTAACTAATATAACCTATACCGAGCCATTTAATAAATTCTTATCGGTTGTTTTAAATTACGGTATCAACCTTAACAACAGCCACGCCGACCGAAGGTCGTTTGATCAGTCTGCTCCTAACGTTTATAACGTACTGGTGGATTCGCTTTCCAGCAACTATAAGTTTAACCAGCTTGCTAACCAGGGCGGAGCCATTTTTAACTACAAAAGAGGCAAACAAACGATTAATTTTGGCACAAAGGTATCTGATGTTAGCTTTAAACAAGTTGATCTGAAAACCGGCAACGTTTATAAGCGAAATTTCACCAACTGGAACCCTACGGCCAGCTATCAATATAAATTTTCTACGCAAGGTAATTTCAATTTAAGGTACAATGGCAACCCGCAGCAGCCGTCGTTAGATCAGATCCAGCCTATTCGTAACAATAACGATCCATTAAATATAACCATCGGTAATCCATCGCTGCGCCCATCGTTCACCAACCGTTTTTCATTAAACTATTATTCTTATAAAGTTTTAACCGAGCAAAACATAGGTTTTTATGGATCTTACGCTTACACAACCAACCCTATCGTAAATAGTATCAATACGGATACCTCGGGCAAAAACACTATTCAATACCTCAATCTGCCAGGTAAAAAACCGAGCAACTACTACGGTGGCCTATATATGGACAGGAAGGTTTTGTTTTTGAACGCCGGATTGAGTGCCGATTTAAACGGGAGCACTTACTATAGCATTAAAAACGGAGCAGAAAACAAAACCACATCAAACACTATTAGCGGCCAGTTCCGAATAAGTAAATATGTGCAGAAGAAGTTTAATTTCAGCTTTTCTGCCGGGCCAACTTATACCAAAGGTCAGTCATCATTAAACCCGGAGCGAAATAATAATGGCTACGGCTTTACAGCCGACGGTAGGGTTTATTTTTACCTGCCGGGTAAGATCCAGATTGGATCTGATGCTAATTATAAATACCAGGCAGCTACACAATCGTTCGCTACCGATTTCAGACAAACTATTCTTAACGCAAGCATCACCAAATCTTTCTTTAAGGCTGATAACCTGAAATTTATAATCAGCGGAAACGACTTGCTTAATCAGAACTCAGGGTTCGAGCGCAGCGCCAACGGCCAGTATATCAGCGAAAGCCGGTACACCACCATTAAACGCTACTTTTTATTTACAGTTAGCTGGGATTTTAACAAAGTTGGCGGAGGAGCGCCTGCAAAAAAATAACCATATGAAAAAGCTATTAATCCTATCCATTATTGCATTGTTTAGCAGCAGCCTGCTGGCACAAAATGCACATTTTACTACCCAAGGCACCATTACCTATGAAAAAAAGGTGAATATGTATGCCGTTATTAAAAAAATGATCAACAGCGATAATGAAAGCTGGTACGGCCCCGCCTTTGAGCAGTACAAAAAAAATCAGCCGCAATTTACAACGCTGCAAAACACCCTGACATTTGCGGGTAACAAAACCTTGTATGCACCGATAATAAACGAGGTGCCCCCGTCAAACAGTTGGTTTAGCGAAAACCCGCTTACCCAGCAGATCAATACTATTTATACAGATCTGAACTCAAACCTGAGCACAACAAATAAAAAGGTTTTTGAAGAGACTTTTTTAGTTAAGGATACGGCACGTAAGATCAACTGGAAGATAACAGATGAAACCCGCGAGATAGCAGGTTATAATTGCAGACGCGCTAATGCGGTGGTGATGGATTCTATTTACGTAGTGGCATTTTATGCTGATGAAATTCCAGTTTCGGGTGGCCCCGAATCATTTACCGGTTTGCCCGGGATGATCTTAGGCCTGGCTTTGCCACATGAGAACGTAACCTGGTTTGCCACGAAAGTAACCGAAACCCCAATACCCGAAGCTACAGTGAAAGCCCCGCTAAAAGGCAAAGCCACTACTCATGCAGGCTTAAATGCTACGCTCACCAAAGCTTTGAAGGATTGGGGAGAATATGGCCAAAAGTTTTTCAAGTATTATCTTTTATAATGATATTATAGCAACCAACCTAACCTTTATATTTGCCGCATTGCTTTTAAGTATGCGGCATTTTTTTTTGCACTGTGCAGTGGTGTTTCCCGGTAATAGCGGCTCTGTTCGATGAAAAAATAGTTTACGCCGCTGTCCTGTGCTGCCGGTATGAGTTTTGGGAAGTTAATGATCCCCTCACCGAGATCGCAGGCAGATTCTTCTTCACTGCCTTTAGGTAGCCGGTGTTTCAAGACATCGCGCATGTGCATTAGCTTAAAGCGGCCTTTATATTTTTTTAGATATTCATAAGGGTTGAAGCCCTCGGTTACCGTATAGTACACATCCATTTGAAAATCCACCAGCAAAGGGTCGGTGTTATCCATGATCACTGCCAGGGGCAACTGACCTCCAACCGGCTTGTAAGGATAATCATGGGGATGGTATGCATACCGCAATCCATGCTTTTTGCATATTGCACCCCTTGCGTTGAATTCGTCAGCAGCACGTTTAAAGGGTTCGATAGATTTTTGCGGTCCAATCCAGGGCCATATCAGGTATTTCATGCCTATCTCGGCAGCTTGTGCAGCCATCCGTTCAAATTCGGCAGGGGTGGCGGCATTATGATGGCTGGATACCAGTTGTAGCCCATACCTTTCCGCCAGCTTTTTAAATTCCTTATTTGTCATTCCCCAATAAATACCCTTGTCTCCGCCGTAACTTTCTAGCTGAGTGTAGCCCATAGCCCCTAATTGCTTCAAGGTGCCGGGAGTATCTTTCAGCATCTCATCCCGCACCATATAAAGCTGGATGCCCAGCGCCGGCTTTTCATGACCAATCTTTAGGGCACGGGCAGATGCGGCCGCAGATGACGCTGCTAATAAGCCGCCTGTATATATGAAATCTCTTCTGTTCATCTTAATTTAATTTTCTGCTATGCGATGCATCTTGGGGCTGGGGGCTCTTGCGCTTTTGTTAAATATCTCTCACAACAACTTCACCGCTGCTCTTGTCTTTCAGGATCAGTTTTTTATCGCCATGCGGCAGTATCTCTTCTTTGATAAGGTAATAATGCTCATCATAACTGGCAAATTCGGTTGCTATTTTCGTATCAACGCTGCCGCGCCAGTCCGCAATCTGTACAGGTTCCCAGGCACCACTTTTTGCAGAAGCATACGCGGCATCTATAATGGCATTCACCACATAACCATCATAAAAAGATTCAGCCGGAGGGCGGTTTTCTTCGATGGCTTCAAACATGTTGGTAAACATGTGATTATAGCCCAGCTCATTCACTTCATCTCCTACCGGAAACAGCCAGCCGCTGCTGCTTTCAGCTTTTTCGGCCACATAACCTCCGCCCTTACCGGTACTGAACATATCAAATCCCGTACGCAGGAAGTTGTTGAGCCAAATGGTGCCTTCCGTACCCATTACTT
It encodes the following:
- a CDS encoding dTDP-4-dehydrorhamnose 3,5-epimerase — translated: MTVTQTIIPGVLILEPKIFKDDRGYFYESYSKRTLAAIGIDADFVQDNQSFSQKGTVRGLHAQADPFAQGKLVRVLQGSVMDIAVDARVGSPTYGRHVAVELTAANHLQLWVPPGCLHGFVTLEDDTIFTYKVTNYYDKDSETGVIWNDPELAIGWGIDEREAVLSAKDLVLPDFNSFKSPFTYKG
- a CDS encoding TonB-dependent receptor translates to MKIKFTLLLLFCVCSFSAFSQKAFFVKGTIRDSVTNVKLVNSSVSVLNAKDSTLRRYSRASSTGAFEIGNLGNGSFILLVTYPDYADYVEKFTLDSLHTDHTFGNINMALKSRLLKEVIVKGTVAAIKIKGDTTEYNAKAFKIEPNSKVEDLLRQLPGIQVDKDGKITAQGQTVPKVLVDGEEFFGDDPTLVTKNIRADMVDKVQLFDKKSDQATFTGIDDGVKTKTINIKLKEDKKNGYFGKLNGGIGTDGYYEGQGLFNKFQGKKKYAAYATISNTGKTGLGWEDNNKLGTSDGLQFGDNGDVFFFGGGGDDLDSFDGRYSGRGIPLAYTGGLHFDNKFDGDKKSINTNYKAGSLEVDGTNSNITQNDLPGRSLRTTSNDSFNNYMFRQKLDGMYQVKLDSTSNLKITLDGTVKNSRTRTTDVSSSLQNDTLLNTQNRRLSNDANGQIYNASIFYNKKLKKTGRTFSVNINAGTNESKANGFLNATTDYYKGGVLDSTRVIDQLKTNDITSNKLLTNITYTEPFNKFLSVVLNYGINLNNSHADRRSFDQSAPNVYNVLVDSLSSNYKFNQLANQGGAIFNYKRGKQTINFGTKVSDVSFKQVDLKTGNVYKRNFTNWNPTASYQYKFSTQGNFNLRYNGNPQQPSLDQIQPIRNNNDPLNITIGNPSLRPSFTNRFSLNYYSYKVLTEQNIGFYGSYAYTTNPIVNSINTDTSGKNTIQYLNLPGKKPSNYYGGLYMDRKVLFLNAGLSADLNGSTYYSIKNGAENKTTSNTISGQFRISKYVQKKFNFSFSAGPTYTKGQSSLNPERNNNGYGFTADGRVYFYLPGKIQIGSDANYKYQAATQSFATDFRQTILNASITKSFFKADNLKFIISGNDLLNQNSGFERSANGQYISESRYTTIKRYFLFTVSWDFNKVGGGAPAKK
- a CDS encoding GLPGLI family protein, whose amino-acid sequence is MKKLLILSIIALFSSSLLAQNAHFTTQGTITYEKKVNMYAVIKKMINSDNESWYGPAFEQYKKNQPQFTTLQNTLTFAGNKTLYAPIINEVPPSNSWFSENPLTQQINTIYTDLNSNLSTTNKKVFEETFLVKDTARKINWKITDETREIAGYNCRRANAVVMDSIYVVAFYADEIPVSGGPESFTGLPGMILGLALPHENVTWFATKVTETPIPEATVKAPLKGKATTHAGLNATLTKALKDWGEYGQKFFKYYLL